A stretch of the Sphingomonas sp. CL5.1 genome encodes the following:
- a CDS encoding ATP-binding protein translates to MDDTLARIAAALERLAPPPPVSADPLAHPAYVWRDRTLVATRAFAPVPIELLQGVDAQKALLHDNLARLAAGHAAQDVLMWGARGTGKSALVKASVAAIQAEGGAIALVEVAADRLDTLPELFALIAGLPRAFVLFLDDLGIDAAADSRALRSLLEGGAEARPANARLVVTSNRRHLIPRDIHEQENAINPRDSIDDHLALADRFGLSIGFHVVDQDHYLAIVRGYAERYGLPFDPAEAVQWATRRGSRSGRVAWQYVTDLAGRAGKALG, encoded by the coding sequence ATGGATGACACGCTCGCCCGCATCGCCGCCGCGCTGGAACGGCTCGCCCCTCCCCCGCCCGTGTCGGCCGATCCGCTGGCGCATCCCGCCTATGTCTGGCGCGACCGCACGCTCGTCGCGACGCGCGCCTTCGCGCCGGTCCCGATCGAGCTGTTGCAGGGCGTGGACGCGCAAAAGGCGCTGCTGCACGACAATCTCGCGCGGCTGGCGGCGGGCCATGCGGCGCAGGACGTGCTGATGTGGGGCGCGCGCGGCACCGGCAAGTCGGCGCTGGTGAAGGCGAGCGTCGCGGCGATCCAGGCGGAGGGCGGCGCGATCGCGCTGGTCGAGGTCGCGGCGGACCGGCTCGACACCCTGCCCGAGCTGTTCGCGCTGATCGCCGGCCTGCCGCGCGCCTTCGTGCTGTTCCTCGACGATCTCGGCATCGACGCGGCCGCCGATTCCCGCGCGCTCCGCTCGCTGCTGGAAGGTGGCGCGGAAGCGCGGCCGGCCAATGCGCGGCTGGTCGTCACCTCGAACCGCCGCCACCTGATCCCGCGCGATATCCATGAGCAGGAAAACGCCATCAACCCGCGCGATTCGATCGACGACCATCTCGCGCTCGCCGATCGCTTCGGCCTGAGCATCGGCTTCCACGTCGTCGATCAGGATCATTATCTCGCGATCGTGCGCGGCTATGCCGAGCGTTACGGCCTCCCCTTCGATCCGGCGGAGGCGGTGCAATGGGCGACCCGGCGCGGCAGCCGCTCGGGCCGCGTGGCGTGGCAATATGTGACGGACCTCGCGGGGCGCGCGGGAAAGGCGCTGGGCTAG
- a CDS encoding response regulator yields MNVLFIEDDRMNRRVVGDMLEVAGASMTGAENAEEGLAILDREDFDILLVDLRMPGMDGISAIRAIRARDDAKANVPVIVVTADTAPDLRERCLAAGADDVIFKPVAMDILFEAMGRVLASGDDGMIG; encoded by the coding sequence ATGAACGTATTGTTCATTGAAGACGACCGGATGAACCGGCGGGTGGTCGGCGACATGCTTGAGGTCGCCGGCGCCTCCATGACGGGCGCGGAAAACGCGGAGGAAGGCCTTGCCATCCTCGATCGCGAAGACTTCGATATCCTGCTGGTCGATCTGCGGATGCCGGGGATGGACGGTATCTCCGCGATCCGCGCGATCCGCGCGCGAGACGACGCCAAGGCCAATGTGCCGGTGATCGTCGTCACCGCCGATACCGCGCCGGACCTGCGCGAACGCTGCCTCGCCGCCGGGGCGGACGATGTGATCTTCAAGCCCGTCGCGATGGACATATTGTTCGAGGCGATGGGCCGCGTGCTGGCTTCAGGCGACGACGGGATGATCGGCTGA
- a CDS encoding MATE family efflux transporter yields the protein MTAPDTLAPLTGSAPATAGEELRALVKLAGPLVGANLLQMAVAAVDVIFVARLGTVELAAATLGVFLFNVLMYATIGLTTAAAPLIAAELGRRKHAVREVRRSFRMALWVGAAAAVVVMAILWNGEALLRLADQDPDVARRSGHFLRILLIGIVPAIAAGVMRTAAAALGRPGWAFGVTGMALAFSILANWCLVFGNAGFPRLGLEGSALASVLSLSAMAIAYWLILHFDSRLRRYRLFGRWWRSEWSRFREIVRLGLPIALTWMAEGALFGGASLLMGILGVKEVAAHAVALNIASLTFQVPLGVAQAATIRVGMAYGARDSHWITRAGRMALAVGAGSMAVSAIAMWIAPRLFVSAYLDVGDPANATVVRLAVSYLAVAAVFQLVDGVQVVAAANLRGLQDTRVPMLVALFGYWVVGFGTAVALGFRTALAGVGIWMGLAAGLLVVSILLTWRWSARERIGLARAR from the coding sequence ATGACCGCGCCCGATACCCTTGCGCCGCTCACCGGCTCCGCTCCCGCTACGGCGGGTGAGGAGCTTCGCGCGCTGGTGAAGCTCGCCGGCCCGCTGGTCGGCGCCAACCTGTTGCAGATGGCCGTCGCGGCGGTCGACGTGATCTTCGTCGCGCGGCTGGGCACGGTCGAGCTGGCGGCGGCGACGCTCGGCGTCTTTCTGTTCAACGTGCTGATGTATGCGACGATCGGCCTGACGACGGCGGCCGCGCCGCTGATCGCGGCCGAACTCGGCCGGCGCAAACATGCGGTGCGCGAGGTGCGGCGCAGCTTCCGCATGGCGCTGTGGGTAGGCGCCGCCGCCGCCGTCGTCGTGATGGCGATCCTGTGGAACGGCGAGGCGCTGCTGCGGCTCGCCGACCAGGACCCGGACGTGGCGCGGCGCTCCGGCCATTTCCTGCGCATCCTGCTGATCGGGATCGTTCCCGCCATCGCCGCCGGGGTGATGCGGACGGCGGCGGCGGCGCTCGGGCGTCCGGGCTGGGCCTTCGGCGTGACCGGGATGGCGCTGGCGTTCAGCATCCTCGCCAACTGGTGCCTGGTGTTCGGCAACGCGGGTTTCCCCCGGCTGGGGCTGGAGGGATCGGCGCTGGCAAGCGTTCTCAGCTTGTCGGCGATGGCGATCGCTTACTGGCTGATCCTGCATTTCGATTCCCGGCTGCGGCGCTATCGCCTGTTCGGGCGCTGGTGGCGCAGCGAATGGTCGCGCTTCCGCGAGATCGTCCGGCTCGGCCTGCCGATCGCGCTGACCTGGATGGCGGAGGGCGCGCTGTTCGGCGGCGCCTCGCTGCTGATGGGGATTCTCGGCGTGAAGGAGGTGGCGGCGCATGCCGTCGCGCTCAACATCGCCTCGCTCACCTTCCAGGTCCCGCTCGGCGTGGCGCAGGCCGCGACGATCCGCGTCGGCATGGCCTATGGCGCGCGCGACAGCCACTGGATCACGCGCGCGGGCAGGATGGCGCTGGCGGTCGGCGCGGGCAGCATGGCGGTCAGCGCGATCGCGATGTGGATCGCGCCCCGGCTGTTCGTCAGCGCCTATCTCGACGTGGGCGATCCGGCGAATGCGACGGTCGTGCGGCTCGCGGTCAGCTATCTCGCCGTGGCGGCGGTGTTCCAGCTCGTCGACGGCGTGCAGGTGGTGGCGGCGGCGAATCTGCGTGGGTTGCAGGATACGCGCGTGCCGATGCTGGTGGCGCTGTTCGGCTATTGGGTGGTCGGCTTCGGCACCGCGGTCGCGCTCGGCTTCCGCACGGCGCTGGCGGGGGTCGGCATCTGGATGGGGCTGGCGGCCGGGTTGCTGGTGGTTTCGATCCTGTTGACATGGCGCTGGAGCGCGCGCGAGCGGATCGGGCTGGCGCGCGCGCGCTGA
- the groL gene encoding chaperonin GroEL (60 kDa chaperone family; promotes refolding of misfolded polypeptides especially under stressful conditions; forms two stacked rings of heptamers to form a barrel-shaped 14mer; ends can be capped by GroES; misfolded proteins enter the barrel where they are refolded when GroES binds), translating to MAAKDVKFSRDARERIMKGVDILADAVKVTLGPKGRNVVIDKSFGAPRITKDGVSVAKEIELKDKFENMGAQMVREVASKTNDVAGDGTTTATVLAQAIVREGMKSVAAGMNPMDLKRGIDIAVHKVVDDIKARSKAVAGSNEIAQVGIISANGDREVGEKIAEAMEKVGKEGVITVEEAKGLEFELDVVEGMQFDRGYLSPYFITNPEKMQVELADPYILIHEKKLSNLQSMLPVLEAVVQTGRPLLIIAEDIEGEALATLVVNKLRGGLKVAAVKAPGFGDRRKAMLEDIAILTKGEVISEDLGIKLENVTVGMLGTAKRVTIDKDNTTIVDGAGEESAIKGRVEAIRQQIEVTTSDYDREKLQERLAKLAGGVAVIKVGGATEIEVKERKDRVDDALHATRAAVEEGIVPGGGTALLYATKALDGVKGENDDQTRGIDIVRKALTSLVRQIAANAGEDGAVVSGKLLDQSDTSFGFNAATDTYENLVQAGVIDPTKVVRTALQNAASVAGLLITTEATIAEMPEDKPAMPAMPGGGMGGMDF from the coding sequence ATGGCAGCCAAGGACGTGAAATTCTCGCGCGACGCGCGCGAGCGGATTATGAAGGGCGTGGACATCCTCGCCGACGCGGTGAAGGTCACGCTGGGGCCGAAGGGCCGCAATGTCGTGATCGACAAGTCGTTCGGCGCGCCGCGCATCACCAAGGACGGCGTCTCCGTCGCCAAGGAGATCGAACTCAAGGACAAGTTCGAGAACATGGGCGCGCAGATGGTCCGCGAGGTCGCCTCGAAGACCAACGACGTCGCCGGCGACGGCACCACCACCGCCACCGTGCTGGCCCAGGCGATCGTGCGCGAGGGCATGAAGTCGGTCGCGGCCGGCATGAACCCGATGGACCTGAAGCGCGGCATCGACATCGCCGTCCATAAGGTCGTGGACGATATCAAGGCGCGCTCCAAGGCCGTCGCCGGCTCGAACGAGATCGCGCAGGTCGGCATCATCTCCGCCAACGGCGATCGTGAGGTCGGCGAGAAGATCGCGGAAGCGATGGAGAAGGTCGGCAAGGAAGGCGTCATCACCGTCGAGGAGGCCAAGGGCCTCGAATTCGAGCTGGATGTCGTCGAGGGCATGCAGTTCGACCGCGGCTATCTCTCGCCCTATTTCATCACCAACCCGGAGAAGATGCAGGTCGAGCTTGCCGACCCGTATATCCTGATCCACGAGAAGAAGCTGTCGAACCTCCAGTCGATGCTCCCCGTCCTTGAGGCGGTGGTGCAGACCGGGCGTCCGCTGCTCATCATCGCGGAAGATATCGAGGGCGAGGCGCTGGCCACGCTCGTCGTGAACAAGCTGCGCGGCGGCCTGAAGGTCGCGGCCGTCAAGGCGCCGGGCTTCGGCGATCGCCGCAAGGCGATGCTGGAGGATATCGCGATCCTCACCAAGGGCGAGGTCATCAGCGAGGATCTCGGCATCAAGCTGGAGAACGTGACGGTCGGCATGCTCGGCACCGCCAAGCGCGTCACCATCGACAAGGACAACACCACCATCGTCGACGGCGCCGGTGAGGAGTCCGCGATCAAGGGCCGCGTCGAGGCGATCCGCCAGCAGATCGAGGTGACCACCAGCGATTACGACCGCGAGAAGCTTCAGGAGCGTCTGGCGAAACTGGCCGGCGGCGTGGCCGTCATCAAGGTCGGCGGCGCGACCGAGATCGAGGTGAAGGAGCGCAAGGATCGCGTCGATGACGCGCTGCACGCGACCCGCGCAGCGGTCGAGGAAGGCATCGTCCCCGGCGGCGGCACGGCGCTGCTCTATGCCACCAAGGCGCTTGACGGCGTGAAGGGCGAGAACGACGACCAGACCCGTGGCATCGACATCGTCCGCAAGGCGCTGACCTCGCTGGTTCGCCAGATCGCGGCCAATGCCGGTGAAGACGGCGCCGTGGTCTCGGGCAAGCTGCTCGATCAGTCGGACACGTCGTTCGGCTTCAACGCGGCGACCGACACCTATGAGAACCTGGTGCAGGCCGGCGTGATCGACCCGACCAAGGTCGTCCGCACCGCGCTCCAGAACGCGGCGTCGGTGGCGGGTCTTCTCATCACCACCGAGGCGACCATCGCCGAGATGCCGGAAGACAAGCCGGCAATGCCGGCGATGCCCGGCGGCGGCATGGGCGGCATGGACTTCTGA
- a CDS encoding ATP-binding protein — MALALVNLHRAYVLFHSLHDERSEAKALISIALLYYGGNDNDSALRYFAQAQDIYSKDPGLTLAIHNGKGNALKEQGRFAAAEQQYAQALQLARSMSSDMLEAQVLSNIARVRLMQGDLARADQAIAEGRELTRRESAAPYRPLFQVLAAQSDFNHHRLADARVLIDARFRGVDLEQTELSDRDGHEIAYRVYSALGDDQLALQHLAALKRLDDKATELARSNSAALAAARFDFANQELRIATLKANDLQKTVAFERDKARTQRFVFIGAALATALIISLLAFGIVTLRRSRNRLAVTNTALNKALAAKTEFLATTSHEIRTPLNGILGMTQVMLADNRLDAATRGRLSVVHGAGVNMRALVDDILDVAKMETGRMTIEEAPFDLRGVIRDAAGMWAEQARDKGLTFDLSLDDGPDWIVGDSTRLRQIVFNLLSNAVKFTQAGGIRLTTHVAGDRWVLSVEDSGIGIAPAKHEEIFEAFRQADAGTTRQYGGTGLGLAICRNLSRAMGGDVSVESEIDSGARFMLELPFQPAEAPVVAAVSDGQGILVVDRSPITRAMFKTLFEPRAGTVTFAGSVDEALALLADGAPRTVLIDDATLQTAPDRHEAIAKLRVAAPDARLAVLGPAALGEERAMLEQAGINRVIIKPIAKDALLTELFDEPSARLLVSAAA; from the coding sequence GTGGCCCTGGCGCTGGTCAACTTGCACCGCGCCTATGTCCTGTTTCATTCGTTGCACGACGAACGGAGCGAGGCAAAAGCGCTTATCTCCATCGCGCTGCTCTATTATGGCGGGAACGATAACGATTCAGCGCTACGTTATTTCGCGCAGGCTCAGGACATCTATTCCAAAGACCCCGGCCTGACGCTGGCGATCCACAACGGCAAGGGCAATGCGCTGAAGGAGCAGGGGCGCTTCGCCGCCGCCGAGCAGCAATATGCGCAGGCGCTGCAACTCGCGCGTAGCATGTCCAGCGACATGCTGGAGGCGCAGGTGCTCAGCAATATCGCGCGCGTCCGGTTGATGCAGGGCGATCTGGCGCGGGCCGACCAGGCGATCGCCGAGGGTCGCGAACTGACCCGGCGCGAGAGCGCGGCGCCATATCGCCCGCTGTTTCAGGTGCTCGCGGCGCAATCGGACTTTAATCATCACCGGCTGGCCGACGCGCGGGTGCTGATCGACGCGCGTTTCCGCGGGGTCGATCTGGAGCAGACCGAATTGAGCGACCGCGACGGGCATGAGATCGCCTATCGCGTCTATAGCGCGCTGGGCGACGACCAGCTGGCGCTCCAGCATCTCGCCGCGCTGAAGCGGCTCGACGACAAGGCGACCGAGCTCGCGCGGTCGAACAGCGCGGCGCTGGCGGCGGCGCGGTTCGATTTCGCCAATCAGGAATTGCGGATCGCCACGCTGAAGGCGAACGACCTGCAAAAGACGGTGGCGTTCGAGCGCGACAAGGCGCGCACGCAGCGCTTCGTGTTCATCGGCGCGGCGCTGGCGACCGCGCTCATCATCTCGCTGCTGGCGTTCGGCATCGTCACGTTGCGGCGCAGCCGCAACCGATTGGCCGTCACCAACACGGCGCTGAACAAGGCGCTGGCGGCGAAGACCGAGTTCCTCGCCACCACCAGCCACGAGATCCGCACGCCGCTGAACGGCATTCTCGGCATGACGCAGGTGATGCTCGCCGACAACCGGCTCGACGCGGCGACACGCGGGCGCCTCTCGGTGGTCCACGGTGCCGGCGTGAACATGCGCGCGCTGGTCGACGACATCCTCGACGTCGCGAAGATGGAAACCGGCCGCATGACGATCGAGGAGGCGCCGTTCGACCTGCGCGGCGTGATTCGCGATGCCGCGGGCATGTGGGCCGAGCAGGCGCGCGACAAGGGCCTGACCTTCGATCTGTCGCTTGATGACGGGCCGGACTGGATCGTCGGCGACAGCACGCGGCTGCGCCAGATCGTCTTCAATCTGCTGTCGAACGCGGTGAAGTTCACCCAGGCGGGCGGGATCAGGCTGACGACGCATGTGGCCGGCGATCGCTGGGTGCTGTCGGTAGAGGATAGCGGGATCGGGATCGCCCCGGCCAAGCATGAGGAAATATTCGAAGCGTTCCGCCAAGCCGATGCCGGCACGACGCGGCAATATGGCGGCACGGGGCTGGGGCTGGCGATCTGCCGCAACCTGTCGCGCGCGATGGGCGGCGACGTATCGGTCGAGAGCGAGATCGACAGCGGCGCGCGCTTCATGCTCGAATTGCCGTTTCAGCCGGCGGAAGCGCCCGTCGTCGCCGCCGTTTCGGACGGGCAAGGCATATTGGTCGTCGATCGCAGCCCGATCACGCGCGCGATGTTCAAGACCTTGTTCGAGCCGCGCGCGGGCACCGTCACCTTCGCCGGATCGGTGGACGAGGCGCTGGCGCTTCTCGCCGACGGCGCCCCACGCACCGTGCTGATCGACGATGCGACATTGCAAACCGCGCCCGACCGGCATGAGGCGATCGCGAAGCTGCGCGTGGCCGCGCCGGATGCGAGGCTGGCGGTCCTCGGTCCCGCCGCGCTCGGGGAGGAGCGTGCCATGCTGGAACAGGCGGGTATCAACCGCGTTATCATAAAGCCGATTGCCAAAGATGCTTTGTTAACCGAACTATTCGATGAACCGAGCGCGAGGTTGCTTGTGTCTGCGGCGGCATGA
- the groES gene encoding co-chaperone GroES — translation MNFRPLHDRVLVRRVEAEEKTAGGIIIPDTAKEKPQEGEVVAAGAGVKAEDGKLTPLDVKAGDRILFGKWSGTEVKVNGEDLLIMKESDILGVIEG, via the coding sequence ATGAACTTTCGTCCGTTGCACGACCGCGTTCTCGTTCGCCGCGTCGAGGCGGAGGAGAAGACGGCCGGCGGGATCATCATCCCCGACACCGCCAAGGAAAAGCCGCAGGAAGGCGAGGTCGTCGCCGCCGGTGCCGGTGTCAAGGCCGAGGACGGCAAGCTCACGCCGCTCGACGTGAAGGCCGGCGATCGCATCCTGTTCGGCAAATGGTCCGGCACCGAGGTGAAGGTGAACGGCGAAGACCTGCTGATCATGAAGGAAAGCGACATCCTCGGCGTGATCGAGGGCTGA
- a CDS encoding GGDEF domain-containing phosphodiesterase → MVQRRSDMLREEAPSTQIEQARTAPPVANSWRLAILAEVTNFVPLRRLLGSEGVAGIVRKTARRLAAVVPGGTVAVIGRDLIEIEAAVGAHAEYEALLSRLRAASAVGIETGDGFCTVSLLLGGAIVREAEYDAVTLIERAEAALERARGSGYDGPVLERGPVDMRLASELERAIACDELLMLYQPKFHVRRQKVTCAEALIRWRHPTRGMIPPMEFIPVAEEAHMIDRVTLWSIRRVIEDQRLMRAAGHDLRLFVNISGQLLSDPTFVSEACALVASSGATLGFEITETSVIRDPVSAIANLQVFADIGIRIAIDDYGAGLSSLAYLKQLPASELKIDKLFVTQLTSSNRDPLIVRSTIDLAHALEMEVVAEGVESHAALALLTVMGCDIVQGFLISRPVSTEALIAFLADESWQPTAGQESRGSFNRLAAAWKRG, encoded by the coding sequence ATGGTACAGCGCCGTTCAGACATGCTCCGCGAGGAGGCTCCGTCGACCCAGATCGAGCAGGCCCGGACGGCTCCGCCCGTGGCGAATAGCTGGCGTCTGGCGATCCTTGCCGAAGTGACCAATTTCGTACCGCTCCGGCGACTGCTCGGCAGTGAGGGAGTGGCGGGCATCGTCCGGAAGACGGCGCGGCGGCTCGCGGCCGTGGTGCCCGGCGGCACGGTCGCCGTGATCGGGCGCGACCTGATCGAGATCGAGGCGGCCGTGGGCGCGCACGCGGAATATGAAGCCCTGCTGTCGCGCCTTCGCGCGGCCAGCGCGGTCGGGATCGAAACCGGCGACGGCTTCTGCACCGTATCGCTGCTGCTCGGTGGCGCGATCGTCCGTGAGGCGGAATATGATGCGGTGACGCTGATCGAGCGGGCGGAAGCGGCGCTCGAACGCGCGCGGGGCAGCGGATATGACGGTCCGGTGCTGGAGCGCGGCCCGGTCGACATGCGGCTTGCGAGCGAACTGGAACGCGCGATCGCGTGCGACGAACTGCTGATGCTTTATCAGCCGAAATTCCATGTGCGGCGGCAAAAGGTCACCTGCGCGGAAGCGCTGATCCGGTGGCGGCATCCGACGCGCGGGATGATCCCGCCGATGGAGTTCATTCCGGTCGCCGAAGAGGCGCACATGATCGATCGGGTGACCCTATGGTCGATCCGGCGTGTGATCGAGGACCAGCGCCTGATGCGCGCCGCCGGTCACGACCTTCGCCTGTTCGTCAATATCTCCGGCCAATTGCTGTCCGATCCGACCTTCGTCAGCGAGGCGTGCGCGCTCGTCGCGTCGAGCGGGGCGACGCTGGGCTTCGAGATCACCGAGACATCGGTGATCCGCGATCCGGTCAGCGCGATCGCCAACCTCCAGGTGTTCGCCGACATCGGTATCAGGATCGCGATCGACGATTATGGCGCCGGCCTGTCGAGCCTCGCCTATCTGAAGCAATTGCCGGCCAGCGAGTTGAAGATCGACAAGCTGTTCGTCACCCAGCTGACCAGTTCGAACCGCGATCCACTGATCGTGCGTTCGACGATCGACCTGGCGCACGCGCTGGAGATGGAGGTCGTCGCGGAGGGCGTGGAAAGCCATGCCGCCCTGGCGCTGCTCACCGTCATGGGGTGCGACATAGTGCAGGGCTTTCTGATCAGCCGTCCGGTCTCGACGGAAGCGCTCATCGCTTTCCTGGCCGACGAATCGTGGCAACCGACGGCGGGGCAGGAAAGCCGGGGATCGTTCAACCGTCTGGCTGCGGCATGGAAGCGCGGCTGA
- a CDS encoding ABC-F family ATP-binding cassette domain-containing protein, with product MAAPILAYEDLGLVQGAGWLFRHLDLYIQPRDRLALIGRNGAGKTTLLKLIAGKIDADEGRRTIVPGTKVILLEQEPDLAGFATLEDYVLSAPDAPQHFEAEAIAGQLGIDLTRESATASGGERRRAAIVRALAQDPDVLLLDEPTNHLDIAAIEWLEDWLQRFNGAFVVISHDRTFLTRLTKQTLWLDRGSLRRAEIGFGGFEAWTDQVAAEEQRAAEKLDAKLKIEEHWLQRGVTGRRRRNQGRLAKLKEMRAERAAMIGQQGTAALAMANDDARSKVVIDAEHVSKSFGERPIIRDFTFRVTRGDRIGLVGRNGAGKSTLLRLLTGELAPDNGSVKLAKTLDAIVIDQQRSLMTPDKSVRDVLADGGDWIEVLGVKKHVHGYLKEFLFDPSIADAKVGSLSGGERSRVLLAREFARPSNLLVLDEPTNDLDLETLDLLQEVIADYDGTVLIVSHDRDFLDRTVTVTLGLDGSGQVDAVVGGYEDWERKRRRRAEPRKAAPKAEAASPPPPKPARAKLSYKDQRDYDQLPARIEALDAQIARDEAALADPGLYARDAAAFDRLSKAIGAAREEKEAAELRWLELAEQIEALG from the coding sequence ATGGCTGCCCCAATCCTCGCATATGAAGACCTCGGCCTCGTTCAGGGCGCAGGCTGGCTGTTCCGTCACCTGGACCTTTACATCCAGCCGCGCGACCGCCTTGCGCTGATCGGCCGGAACGGCGCGGGCAAGACGACGCTCCTCAAGCTGATCGCCGGCAAGATCGACGCCGACGAGGGCCGCCGCACGATCGTTCCCGGCACGAAGGTGATCCTGCTGGAGCAGGAGCCGGATCTTGCCGGCTTTGCGACCCTGGAGGATTATGTCCTTTCCGCGCCGGACGCGCCGCAGCATTTCGAAGCGGAAGCGATCGCGGGGCAATTAGGCATCGATCTCACCCGCGAATCCGCCACCGCCAGCGGAGGCGAGCGCCGCCGCGCCGCGATCGTCCGCGCGCTGGCGCAGGACCCGGACGTGCTGCTGCTCGACGAGCCGACCAACCACCTCGATATCGCCGCGATCGAATGGCTGGAGGATTGGCTCCAGCGTTTCAACGGCGCGTTCGTGGTCATCAGCCATGACCGCACCTTCCTGACGCGACTGACGAAGCAGACCCTGTGGCTTGATCGCGGCAGCCTGCGCCGCGCGGAGATCGGCTTCGGCGGGTTCGAGGCATGGACCGATCAGGTCGCCGCCGAGGAACAGCGCGCCGCCGAGAAGCTCGACGCCAAGCTCAAGATCGAGGAGCATTGGCTCCAGCGCGGCGTCACCGGGCGGCGGCGGCGCAATCAGGGGCGGCTCGCCAAGCTCAAGGAGATGCGCGCCGAGCGCGCCGCGATGATCGGCCAGCAGGGCACCGCCGCGCTGGCGATGGCGAACGACGATGCGCGATCGAAGGTGGTGATCGATGCCGAGCACGTCTCTAAATCATTCGGCGAGCGGCCGATCATCCGCGACTTCACCTTCCGCGTGACGCGCGGCGATCGGATCGGGCTGGTCGGGCGCAACGGCGCGGGCAAGTCGACCTTGCTCAGGCTGCTCACCGGCGAGCTCGCGCCGGACAATGGCAGCGTGAAGCTGGCCAAGACGCTCGACGCCATCGTGATCGACCAGCAGCGCAGCCTGATGACCCCCGACAAGAGCGTTCGCGACGTGCTGGCCGACGGCGGAGACTGGATCGAGGTTCTGGGCGTGAAGAAGCACGTCCACGGCTATCTCAAGGAATTCCTGTTCGATCCGTCGATCGCCGACGCGAAGGTGGGATCGCTTTCCGGTGGCGAGCGATCGCGCGTGCTGCTGGCACGGGAGTTCGCGCGGCCGTCGAACCTGCTGGTGCTGGACGAGCCGACCAACGATCTCGATCTGGAGACGCTCGATCTGCTCCAGGAAGTGATCGCGGATTATGACGGCACCGTGCTGATCGTCAGCCACGACCGCGACTTCCTCGATCGCACGGTGACGGTGACGCTGGGGCTGGACGGCTCCGGCCAGGTCGATGCGGTGGTCGGCGGCTATGAGGATTGGGAGCGCAAGCGGCGGCGCCGGGCGGAACCGAGGAAGGCCGCGCCCAAGGCGGAAGCCGCGTCGCCTCCGCCGCCGAAGCCGGCGCGGGCCAAGCTCAGCTACAAGGACCAGCGCGACTACGACCAGCTACCGGCGCGGATCGAGGCGCTGGATGCGCAGATCGCGCGGGATGAGGCGGCGCTGGCCGATCCGGGCCTGTACGCCCGCGACGCGGCCGCGTTCGATCGGCTGAGCAAGGCGATCGGCGCGGCGCGCGAGGAGAAGGAGGCGGCTGAACTGCGCTGGCTCGAACTGGCCGAGCAGATCGAGGCGCTGGGCTAG